One Planktothrix serta PCC 8927 DNA segment encodes these proteins:
- a CDS encoding response regulator transcription factor: protein MSEIRVVLVEDHDLTRVGLRTALQQETNIKVVGEAANGKSGLEILKQTQPDIAIIDIGLPDMDGIELTQKFKQYIAGGGVRETKVLILTMHDNDDAVIGAFAAGADSYSVKDVSIDKLKDAINTTYEGNSWIDPVIARTVLKQAKKKQPDIPAPSDQKTVMINAVEPEYQEFLQSCPLTERELEVLELIVAGRSNAEIAEKLYITVGTVKTHVRSILNKLCADDRTQAAVRALRSGWIE from the coding sequence ATGAGTGAAATTCGTGTTGTCCTTGTAGAAGACCATGATTTGACACGGGTAGGGTTGCGAACTGCCCTACAACAGGAAACTAATATTAAGGTTGTTGGGGAGGCAGCTAATGGAAAGAGTGGTTTAGAAATTCTCAAACAAACTCAGCCGGATATTGCCATTATTGATATTGGTTTACCGGATATGGATGGGATTGAATTAACTCAAAAATTCAAACAATATATTGCTGGGGGTGGTGTCCGGGAAACAAAAGTTTTGATTCTGACCATGCACGATAATGATGATGCTGTGATTGGTGCTTTTGCAGCAGGTGCAGATTCTTATAGTGTCAAGGATGTTAGTATTGATAAACTCAAGGATGCGATCAATACAACCTATGAAGGAAATTCTTGGATTGATCCGGTAATTGCCCGGACTGTTTTGAAACAAGCGAAGAAAAAACAACCGGATATTCCGGCTCCTTCTGATCAGAAAACGGTAATGATCAATGCGGTAGAACCTGAATATCAAGAATTTCTGCAATCTTGTCCTTTAACCGAACGGGAATTAGAGGTTTTAGAGTTAATTGTTGCCGGACGAAGTAACGCTGAAATTGCTGAAAAACTTTATATTACTGTGGGAACTGTTAAAACTCATGTTCGCAGTATTTTGAATAAGCTCTGTGCCGATGATCGTACTCAAGCTGCGGTTCGAGCTTTGCGTTCAGGTTGGATTGAGTAG
- a CDS encoding RNA-guided endonuclease TnpB family protein has translation MARVREDFLHKLSRKIAYENQVICVEDLAVKNMVKNPNLAKAISDQGWGMFLTLLKYKAERFGHTYQEIGRFFPSSQLCSETLLPIPILQHGYDSLGVRFVDCPHCQKQHDRDINAAINIKNEGLRLLALGTSAAALGGDVRPKSSGRKKSMKSEAVPIELGSPHPICTQMGVG, from the coding sequence ATAGCTAGAGTCCGTGAAGACTTTCTACACAAGCTATCTCGCAAAATAGCATACGAAAACCAAGTTATTTGTGTAGAAGATTTGGCAGTTAAGAATATGGTTAAAAATCCCAACTTGGCAAAAGCTATTAGTGACCAAGGATGGGGGATGTTTCTAACCCTGCTTAAATACAAAGCTGAGAGATTTGGTCATACTTATCAAGAAATTGGTCGTTTCTTCCCATCTTCTCAACTTTGTAGTGAAACTCTACTACCAATCCCAATATTGCAGCATGGTTATGATTCATTGGGTGTAAGGTTTGTAGATTGTCCACACTGCCAGAAACAGCATGATAGAGACATCAATGCTGCTATAAATATTAAAAATGAAGGTTTGCGACTGTTGGCGTTAGGAACTAGCGCTGCTGCCCTTGGAGGGGATGTAAGACCAAAGTCTTCAGGACGTAAAAAATCCATGAAGTCCGAGGCAGTCCCCATTGAATTGGGAAGCCCACACCCTATCTGTACTCAGATGGGTGTTGGGTAG
- a CDS encoding response regulator: protein MVDDSLDILFLVEAVLQGAGYSVRCAENGYIALDQVKESPPDVMVVDLMMPGLSGYDVIHRIRQNSDLPFIPILMMTACSFFEVRQESKGEANGVIYKPIDIDELLNQVSFMLQLQQKKTEHQLSSTFREKSA, encoded by the coding sequence GTGGTTGATGATTCTCTTGATATTTTGTTCTTAGTAGAAGCGGTTTTACAGGGAGCGGGCTATAGCGTTAGATGTGCTGAGAATGGCTACATTGCTTTAGATCAGGTAAAAGAATCTCCTCCCGATGTCATGGTTGTAGATTTGATGATGCCCGGTTTAAGTGGCTATGATGTGATTCACAGAATTCGCCAAAATAGCGACTTACCTTTTATTCCTATTTTAATGATGACAGCTTGTAGTTTTTTTGAAGTTAGACAGGAATCAAAAGGGGAAGCAAATGGCGTAATTTACAAACCGATTGATATTGATGAACTTCTAAATCAAGTGAGTTTTATGCTCCAACTTCAACAAAAAAAGACTGAACATCAACTGAGTTCGACATTCAGGGAAAAATCAGCGTAA